In Nitrobacteraceae bacterium AZCC 1564, the following proteins share a genomic window:
- a CDS encoding peroxiredoxin (product_source=COG1225; cath_funfam=3.40.30.10; cog=COG1225; pfam=PF08534; superfamily=52833), whose translation MNQPNLMGVDWSAIPAPVDDGAANHLKGATIPPVALRATDGSSVMLSSLPGRVVLFAYPRTGEPGKISLVDDWDMIPGARGCTPQTCSFRDLFKDLKEAGAQHVFGLSTQDTNYQREMVERLHVPFQVLSDSDLALTRALNLPTMDVAGLTLIKRLALIIDNAKITHVFYPVFPPDRNAGDVLEWLQANPA comes from the coding sequence ATGAATCAGCCGAACCTGATGGGAGTCGATTGGAGCGCGATTCCGGCACCGGTCGACGATGGCGCGGCAAATCATCTCAAGGGTGCGACAATCCCGCCGGTTGCGTTACGCGCGACAGATGGCAGTTCGGTCATGCTGTCGTCTTTGCCCGGTCGCGTCGTCCTGTTTGCATATCCGCGTACTGGAGAGCCCGGCAAGATCAGCCTGGTGGATGATTGGGACATGATCCCTGGTGCGCGCGGATGCACTCCGCAGACCTGTTCATTTCGCGACCTGTTCAAGGACTTGAAGGAGGCGGGCGCTCAGCACGTGTTCGGCCTCTCGACGCAGGACACTAACTATCAGCGGGAGATGGTCGAGCGGCTGCACGTGCCGTTTCAGGTGTTGTCAGATAGTGACCTTGCCCTTACGCGCGCGCTCAATCTGCCGACGATGGACGTTGCGGGACTGACGCTGATCAAGCGTCTGGCGCTAATTATCGACAACGCCAAGATCACCCATGTGTTCTATCCGGTGTTTCCGCCGGATCGGAACGCGGGCGATGTCCTGGAATGGCTGCAGGCCAATCCTGCTTAG
- a CDS encoding soluble lytic murein transglycosylase (product_source=KO:K08309; cath_funfam=1.10.530.10; cog=COG0741; ko=KO:K08309; pfam=PF01464; superfamily=48435,53955): MTSFFAPSFGVYAALRSSFVLGAAIVVLASHGASAVPLPKPRPIPRTATPHTVPPQHSAHAQPGPRAPKGPERAVATPVAPPPKKPSVSLALSSTSSTSRADMETLEQVIELVRNKKQSDATQLEASITDPVARKLAEWIILRSDNNGAPMERYRAFLAENPTWPSQVFLRRRAEAALWDDKRDDATVLAFFGGDQPTFSKGRFMLARALLARGDRHSAERYVREAWRTDQFGSDTEEAALAQFGPLLTSSDHKARMDMLLYEKDGAEAALRSAKRLGPAYVALAKARIAVNNKSSNSKALLDAVPRELHSDPGYMFSRIQYLRREDKIAEAAQLMMAASRDPARLFDLDEWWIERRLVARKLLDNNEPRTAYVIARDAALPNRDIYKTEQEFTAGWIALRFLNDPNTAARHFARIGVNSVNPTALARAGYWQGRAAEAAGRTQEARAAYEAAAAHSTSYYGQLARAKLRLPQIALNSAPGRSRGGERLEIVRAVELLYALDEREIAIPILADMGERADMDGLLALCELAQRHNDARAMLLVGKAALNRGMPFDYYAYPVIGIPPYKDFGPEVEKSIVFAIARQESAFNPSVVSPAQAYGLMQVTPAAGKYVARKYGTTFDLNRLKKDPAYNAAFGAAELGGLIDDYRGSYIMTFAGYNAGRGSVRKWIERYGDPRDPNVDAVDWVEKIPFSETRNYVQRIMENVQVYRARFGGGNKLLIEADLRRGASVE; the protein is encoded by the coding sequence GTGACATCGTTTTTTGCCCCGTCATTCGGTGTCTACGCAGCGTTGCGAAGCAGTTTCGTGCTTGGCGCGGCTATCGTTGTGCTGGCATCACACGGGGCGTCGGCGGTGCCGCTGCCGAAGCCGCGACCAATCCCCCGCACCGCGACGCCTCACACCGTACCGCCGCAGCACTCCGCGCACGCCCAGCCTGGTCCCAGGGCACCCAAAGGCCCGGAGCGTGCTGTCGCGACGCCTGTGGCGCCACCGCCGAAAAAGCCGTCCGTATCTCTGGCCCTGTCCTCCACGTCGTCCACATCACGGGCCGATATGGAAACGCTCGAACAGGTCATCGAGCTGGTCCGAAACAAGAAGCAAAGCGACGCCACGCAGCTTGAGGCCTCGATCACCGATCCCGTCGCGCGCAAGCTTGCGGAATGGATTATCCTGCGCAGTGACAACAACGGCGCACCGATGGAGCGCTACCGCGCGTTCCTCGCCGAAAATCCGACATGGCCGAGCCAGGTCTTTCTCCGCCGCCGCGCGGAGGCAGCCCTGTGGGACGACAAGCGGGATGACGCGACAGTCCTCGCCTTTTTCGGAGGGGACCAGCCGACGTTTTCCAAAGGGCGTTTCATGCTGGCGCGCGCACTCCTCGCCCGCGGAGATCGGCACAGTGCGGAACGCTATGTACGCGAAGCATGGCGCACCGATCAATTTGGATCAGACACCGAAGAAGCTGCTCTCGCTCAATTCGGACCGCTCCTGACGTCCAGCGATCACAAAGCCCGCATGGACATGCTGCTTTACGAGAAGGACGGCGCGGAAGCGGCGCTGCGTTCCGCCAAGCGGCTCGGGCCGGCCTATGTGGCACTTGCCAAGGCGCGAATCGCCGTCAACAACAAGTCCTCGAACTCCAAAGCGCTACTCGATGCGGTGCCTCGCGAACTGCACAGCGATCCCGGCTACATGTTCAGCCGGATTCAATACCTGAGGCGCGAAGACAAAATCGCCGAAGCCGCACAGTTGATGATGGCTGCATCGCGCGATCCGGCGCGTCTGTTCGACCTTGATGAGTGGTGGATCGAGCGGCGTCTGGTGGCGCGCAAGCTGCTCGACAACAACGAGCCGCGCACGGCTTATGTGATCGCCCGCGATGCGGCGCTACCCAACCGCGATATCTACAAGACAGAGCAGGAATTCACCGCGGGCTGGATTGCGCTGCGCTTTCTCAACGACCCCAATACCGCCGCCCGGCATTTCGCACGCATCGGCGTCAACAGCGTCAATCCAACGGCGCTCGCTCGCGCAGGTTACTGGCAAGGCCGCGCGGCTGAAGCTGCAGGACGCACGCAGGAAGCTCGTGCAGCCTACGAAGCAGCCGCCGCGCATTCGACCAGCTATTACGGACAACTCGCGCGCGCGAAGCTGCGCTTGCCGCAAATCGCCTTGAACAGTGCTCCGGGCCGGTCACGCGGCGGCGAAAGGCTGGAAATCGTCCGTGCGGTCGAACTGCTCTACGCACTCGATGAGCGCGAAATCGCAATTCCCATTCTCGCTGACATGGGCGAGCGCGCGGACATGGATGGCTTGCTGGCATTGTGCGAGTTGGCCCAGCGCCACAACGACGCACGCGCCATGCTGCTGGTCGGCAAAGCCGCACTCAATCGAGGCATGCCGTTCGATTACTATGCTTATCCGGTGATAGGCATTCCGCCCTATAAGGATTTCGGGCCGGAAGTCGAAAAATCGATCGTGTTCGCAATCGCGCGGCAGGAGAGCGCGTTCAATCCGAGCGTCGTCTCGCCTGCGCAAGCCTACGGCCTGATGCAGGTGACGCCAGCCGCAGGCAAATATGTTGCTAGGAAATACGGCACGACGTTCGATCTCAACCGCCTTAAGAAGGACCCCGCCTATAATGCAGCGTTCGGCGCGGCCGAACTCGGCGGGCTGATCGACGACTATCGCGGTTCCTACATCATGACGTTCGCCGGCTATAATGCGGGACGCGGCAGCGTGCGCAAATGGATCGAGCGTTACGGCGATCCACGTGATCCGAACGTCGATGCCGTCGACTGGGTTGAAAAGATCCCGTTCTCAGAGACCCGCAATTATGTCCAGCGCATCATGGAAAACGTGCAGGTCTATCGCGCGAGGTTCGGCGGCGGCAACAAACTGCTGATCGAAGCGGATCTGCGCCGCGGCGCCTCAGTAGAATAG
- a CDS encoding SsrA-binding protein (product_source=KO:K03664; cath_funfam=2.40.280.10; cog=COG0691; ko=KO:K03664; pfam=PF01668; superfamily=74982; tigrfam=TIGR00086) encodes MAEKKERPIKVVAENRKARFNYAVEDTVEAGVVLTGTEVKSARNGKTTIAESYADSKGGEIWLVNANIPEYLQANRFNHEPKRPRKLLLHRRQINKLIGAIEREGMTLIPLKMYFNEHGKVKLQLALAKGKKLHDKRETEKKRDWSREKGRLLRARG; translated from the coding sequence ATGGCTGAAAAGAAAGAGCGTCCGATCAAAGTCGTCGCGGAGAACCGCAAGGCGCGGTTCAACTATGCCGTCGAAGACACTGTCGAAGCGGGCGTCGTGCTGACGGGGACGGAGGTCAAGTCCGCGCGCAACGGCAAGACGACGATCGCGGAGTCGTATGCGGACTCCAAGGGCGGCGAGATCTGGCTCGTCAACGCCAACATTCCCGAATACCTGCAGGCCAACCGCTTCAATCACGAGCCGAAGCGGCCGCGCAAGCTGCTGCTGCACCGGCGGCAAATCAACAAGCTGATCGGCGCCATCGAACGCGAGGGCATGACGCTCATTCCGCTCAAGATGTATTTCAACGAGCACGGCAAGGTGAAGCTTCAGCTCGCTTTGGCGAAGGGCAAGAAGCTGCACGACAAGCGCGAGACCGAAAAGAAACGGGACTGGTCACGCGAGAAGGGCCGCCTGCTGAGGGCAAGAGGATAA
- a CDS encoding hypothetical protein (product_source=Hypo-rule applied; cleavage_site_network=SignalP-noTM; pfam=PF02530) codes for MSKIKTLILGSAAGIAAITGAQAADLPVKAKAVQYVKICSLYGAGFYYIPGTDTCIKFGGYVQADANILAGNYNKPGWDQGGAPGQSNATAYSNALGTGSRDQDYFTTRSRAQLNIDTRTATEYGVVRTYWSSNFEFSTGGGPSSGNITLDFAFVQFAGFTFGKAISGFQTPWGAYGANNNTSYLLGGYDNATGITQAAYTWQFGNGVSAQIGVEDNRVINRAPLFNTGLAITGLGGFFTGAPAGSPFTPQGATGGNVSPDIVGNIRVDQSAFTFQVSGAAHLLHATYYANLNGTQGVETNGHPEDEWGFAVSAGLQLKGLTLFGPGDKLSLDATYTDGAPKYIIGGVTGNGFDHFSGGDNGFYNNFAFAGLFDGVFGTGTSIEKTKVWGFRGAYVHNWSPNWETSVFGSYSRVDYNGNASALICNRLGITAAAAGATPTAGFSCNPDFAIWQVGSRTAWTPVQNLTFSGEFMFTTIDQSNTGGVNLVGNPSIPSTFKPAGAYEFKDQGIWSGNLRVRRTF; via the coding sequence ATGAGCAAGATTAAGACCCTTATCCTGGGGTCTGCAGCGGGCATTGCTGCGATCACCGGGGCACAGGCAGCTGATCTTCCCGTCAAGGCCAAAGCGGTCCAATACGTGAAGATTTGCTCCCTTTACGGCGCCGGCTTCTACTATATCCCCGGCACCGATACCTGCATCAAGTTCGGCGGCTACGTTCAGGCCGACGCAAACATCCTCGCCGGCAACTACAACAAGCCAGGATGGGATCAGGGTGGCGCTCCTGGCCAGTCTAATGCGACAGCATATTCGAACGCACTCGGTACCGGCAGCCGCGATCAGGACTATTTCACCACCCGTTCGCGCGCTCAGCTCAACATCGATACCCGCACCGCGACAGAATACGGCGTTGTCCGCACCTACTGGTCGAGCAACTTCGAATTCTCGACGGGCGGCGGACCGTCGTCGGGCAACATCACGCTCGACTTTGCGTTCGTCCAGTTCGCCGGCTTCACCTTCGGTAAGGCGATTTCCGGCTTCCAGACGCCATGGGGTGCTTACGGCGCCAACAACAACACGTCGTATCTGCTCGGTGGCTATGACAACGCAACCGGCATCACCCAGGCTGCCTACACTTGGCAGTTCGGCAACGGCGTGTCGGCTCAGATCGGTGTTGAAGACAACCGCGTGATCAACCGCGCGCCGCTGTTCAACACGGGCCTCGCGATCACGGGTCTCGGTGGCTTCTTCACCGGCGCTCCGGCTGGCTCGCCCTTCACGCCTCAAGGCGCAACCGGCGGTAACGTTTCCCCGGATATCGTCGGTAACATCAGAGTCGACCAGTCTGCGTTCACCTTCCAGGTGTCAGGTGCTGCGCATCTCCTTCACGCCACCTACTACGCGAATCTGAATGGTACACAGGGTGTCGAAACCAACGGTCATCCGGAAGACGAATGGGGCTTCGCAGTGTCCGCCGGTCTTCAGTTAAAGGGCCTTACGCTCTTCGGTCCTGGCGACAAGCTGTCGTTGGATGCCACCTACACCGATGGTGCACCTAAGTACATCATCGGCGGCGTGACCGGCAACGGCTTCGATCATTTCAGCGGTGGCGATAACGGCTTCTACAACAACTTCGCCTTCGCAGGGTTGTTCGACGGTGTGTTCGGTACCGGCACCAGCATTGAGAAGACCAAGGTTTGGGGCTTCCGTGGCGCGTACGTTCACAACTGGAGCCCGAACTGGGAGACCAGCGTGTTCGGCAGCTACTCGCGTGTCGATTACAACGGCAATGCTTCGGCTTTGATCTGCAATCGTCTGGGAATCACTGCTGCTGCTGCCGGCGCAACGCCCACGGCTGGATTCTCCTGCAACCCGGACTTCGCCATCTGGCAGGTCGGATCACGTACGGCCTGGACTCCTGTCCAGAACCTGACGTTCTCCGGCGAGTTCATGTTCACCACGATCGATCAGTCGAACACTGGTGGCGTCAACCTGGTTGGCAACCCATCCATCCCGAGCACGTTCAAGCCTGCTGGCGCCTACGAGTTCAAGGATCAGGGCATCTGGTCCGGCAACCTCCGCGTTCGCCGCACGTTCTGA
- a CDS encoding large conductance mechanosensitive channel (product_source=KO:K03282; cog=COG1970; ko=KO:K03282; pfam=PF01741; superfamily=81330; tigrfam=TIGR00220; transmembrane_helix_parts=Inside_1_12,TMhelix_13_35,Outside_36_76,TMhelix_77_99,Inside_100_138): protein MLEEFKKFALRGNVVDLAVGIIIGAAFGAIVNSLVGDIIMPIVGAITGGLDFSNYFTPLSKAVTAGNLADAKKQGAVLAWGSFLTLTLNFLIVAFVLFIVIRLMNRLKAEEAAAPPAREKPTKDQELLTEIRDLLKSK from the coding sequence ATGCTCGAGGAGTTCAAGAAGTTTGCCCTGAGAGGCAATGTTGTTGATCTGGCGGTTGGCATCATCATCGGTGCGGCGTTCGGCGCCATCGTGAACTCCCTGGTCGGCGACATCATCATGCCGATCGTCGGTGCGATCACCGGCGGCCTCGACTTCTCGAACTACTTCACGCCGCTGTCAAAGGCGGTGACAGCAGGCAATCTGGCCGACGCCAAGAAGCAGGGTGCCGTGCTGGCATGGGGAAGCTTCCTCACGCTGACGCTGAATTTCCTGATCGTCGCATTCGTGTTGTTCATCGTGATCCGCCTCATGAACCGGCTGAAGGCCGAGGAAGCGGCTGCGCCGCCTGCGCGGGAAAAACCGACGAAAGATCAGGAATTGCTCACCGAGATCCGTGATCTTTTGAAATCGAAATAA
- a CDS encoding 4-hydroxy-tetrahydrodipicolinate synthase (product_source=KO:K01714; cath_funfam=3.20.20.70; cog=COG0329; ko=KO:K01714; pfam=PF00701; smart=SM01130; superfamily=51569; tigrfam=TIGR00674) codes for MAAKTKFQGSYTALVTPFKNGAVDEAALRALVNWQIEQGSNGLVPVGTTGESPTLSHEEHNKVVEWCIEEAKGRVPVIAGAGSNSTREAVALAKHAEKAGADAVLVVTPYYNKPTQEGMYQHFKAVNDAIGIPILIYNIPPRSVVDMSVETMTRLFELKNIAGVKDATANLARVSLQRQAMGPDFIQLSGEDMTALAYMAAGGHGCISVVANVAPKLCADLMSAVLKGDYAAGLKFQDRLVPLHDAVFKEPGVAGAKHGLKLLGRLEEEVRLPLMPVTPPTGKAIRDAMVHAGLIN; via the coding sequence ATGGCAGCCAAGACGAAGTTCCAGGGGTCCTACACAGCCTTGGTGACGCCATTCAAAAACGGCGCGGTGGACGAGGCTGCTCTGCGAGCGTTGGTGAATTGGCAGATCGAGCAAGGATCGAATGGCCTGGTTCCGGTGGGCACCACGGGCGAGAGCCCGACGTTAAGCCACGAGGAGCATAACAAGGTCGTCGAGTGGTGCATCGAGGAGGCCAAGGGCCGTGTGCCAGTGATTGCCGGCGCCGGGTCGAATTCAACGCGCGAGGCGGTTGCTCTGGCGAAGCACGCGGAGAAGGCTGGCGCCGACGCCGTGCTGGTCGTCACGCCTTACTACAACAAGCCCACTCAAGAGGGGATGTATCAGCACTTCAAGGCGGTGAATGATGCGATCGGTATTCCGATCTTAATCTACAACATTCCGCCGCGCTCGGTTGTCGATATGTCGGTTGAGACGATGACCAGACTGTTTGAGCTGAAGAACATTGCGGGCGTGAAGGATGCCACGGCCAACCTGGCGCGGGTCTCGCTGCAGCGTCAGGCGATGGGGCCGGATTTCATCCAGCTTTCCGGTGAAGACATGACCGCGCTCGCCTACATGGCGGCGGGGGGCCATGGCTGCATCTCGGTTGTCGCCAACGTAGCGCCGAAGCTTTGCGCCGATCTGATGTCGGCCGTGTTGAAGGGGGACTATGCGGCCGGGCTCAAGTTTCAGGATCGGCTGGTGCCGCTGCATGACGCCGTCTTCAAGGAGCCAGGGGTTGCCGGCGCCAAGCACGGCCTCAAGCTTCTCGGCCGTCTGGAAGAGGAAGTTCGTTTGCCTTTGATGCCGGTGACGCCGCCGACCGGCAAGGCCATTCGCGATGCAATGGTTCATGCTGGGCTGATCAACTGA
- a CDS encoding protein O-GlcNAc transferase (product_source=KO:K09667; cath_funfam=1.25.40.10; cog=COG3914; ko=KO:K09667; pfam=PF00515,PF13432,PF13844; smart=SM00028; superfamily=48452) → MSAQFRQGLTAHQQGRLRDAEALYKQVLKSDPNYFDALHLLGVLSLQTNRAERGIELIQKALALDPAAVSAIGNLGAGFYDLDRFEEALDCFDKVIALRPRDAGAHCNRGNALNGLKRFDDALAAYDTAITIEPRLTEAHVSRGNTLSDLERFADAVAAYDIAIKLEGRAVDALSNRGNALARLDRYEEALASYDKATAIAPSYADAHYNRAKTLRHLGRLEEALASYDKAIAAKPDFRAAHFNRGGLLNDLGRFREAVASYDTVIHLNARDAEAYIERGRTLSRAGLQEDAIKSFDRALKLDPKNVDALVSRGSVLVGLRRFDEADETYSAALAIDRDHDFLFGNWLSTKLYKCDWTDWDARIAELESRLKGGQKASAPFNLFALLDDPDLQRRAAEAFTAARVTQNRGLPAILTHPRHDVIRIGYFSADFRIHPVSLLCAELFERHTRSQFQVMAFSFGHDTQDPMRRRLEAAFDKFIDVGHKTDLAIASLARDLEIDIAIDLMGMTQSSRPGIFAARAAPIQINYLGYPGTVGADYIDYLIADRVTVPVSHRAYYREKIVALPGSFMPQDTKRAISDKLFTRSALGLPETGFVFCCFNASYKFNPRVFDCWMTILRNTPGSVLWLAETNSMAIANLKSEAAARDVDPSRLVSAGRTESLEEHLARYRAADLFLDTWPYNAHATASDALWAGVPVLTLAGETFPARVGASLVNAIGLGELSETTDAAYIASATALAAHPDKLAAVKHKLSLNRTSGQLFDMSSYVKHIEEAYRAMYDKHLAGAEPEHIRIDDF, encoded by the coding sequence TTGTCGGCTCAGTTCAGACAGGGCCTGACCGCCCACCAGCAGGGACGCCTCCGTGACGCGGAGGCTCTGTACAAGCAGGTCCTTAAGTCCGACCCGAATTATTTCGACGCGCTTCATCTGCTCGGCGTCCTTTCGTTGCAGACAAATCGTGCTGAGCGCGGCATCGAATTGATCCAAAAAGCGCTCGCGCTCGATCCGGCCGCGGTCTCCGCTATCGGAAATCTCGGAGCGGGTTTCTATGACCTGGACCGTTTCGAGGAAGCGCTCGACTGCTTCGATAAGGTGATTGCGCTGAGGCCGCGGGATGCCGGTGCTCACTGCAACCGTGGGAATGCGCTTAACGGACTGAAGCGTTTTGATGATGCGCTTGCAGCCTACGACACGGCGATCACGATCGAGCCCCGGTTAACGGAGGCTCATGTCAGTCGAGGCAACACGTTGTCCGACCTGGAGCGCTTCGCCGATGCGGTCGCTGCGTACGATATTGCAATCAAGCTCGAAGGCCGGGCGGTTGATGCCCTTAGCAATCGTGGGAACGCGTTGGCGCGTCTGGACCGGTACGAAGAGGCCTTGGCGAGCTACGATAAGGCTACCGCCATTGCGCCCAGCTACGCCGACGCCCACTACAACAGGGCAAAAACGCTTCGGCACCTCGGTCGGCTTGAAGAGGCTCTGGCAAGTTACGACAAGGCTATCGCAGCCAAGCCCGACTTTCGCGCGGCGCACTTCAATCGAGGCGGTCTGCTGAACGATCTCGGGCGCTTCCGCGAGGCGGTCGCCAGCTACGATACGGTTATCCATCTGAATGCACGCGATGCCGAGGCATATATCGAGCGAGGCAGGACGCTGAGCCGGGCTGGCCTCCAGGAAGATGCCATCAAAAGCTTCGATCGCGCTCTCAAACTTGATCCGAAGAATGTGGACGCACTTGTCAGCCGGGGCAGCGTCCTCGTTGGACTGAGGCGCTTCGATGAGGCGGATGAAACTTATTCTGCTGCGCTTGCCATTGACCGCGACCACGATTTTCTGTTCGGGAACTGGCTCAGCACCAAGCTTTATAAATGTGATTGGACCGATTGGGATGCGCGGATCGCGGAACTCGAAAGCAGGCTGAAGGGCGGTCAGAAGGCTTCGGCCCCGTTTAATCTGTTCGCACTCCTGGATGATCCCGATCTTCAAAGACGCGCCGCCGAGGCTTTCACCGCAGCCAGGGTTACGCAGAATCGTGGTTTGCCGGCCATCCTGACGCACCCGCGCCACGATGTGATCCGGATCGGCTATTTCTCCGCAGATTTTCGGATTCATCCGGTCTCATTGTTGTGCGCGGAATTGTTTGAGCGGCACACTCGCTCTCAGTTTCAGGTCATGGCCTTTTCGTTCGGTCACGACACTCAAGATCCCATGAGAAGGCGCCTTGAAGCGGCCTTCGACAAATTTATCGACGTTGGTCACAAGACCGACTTGGCGATCGCTTCGCTCGCACGGGATCTTGAAATCGACATTGCGATCGATCTGATGGGCATGACCCAAAGCAGCCGTCCGGGTATTTTCGCGGCCCGCGCGGCGCCGATTCAGATCAACTATCTTGGATATCCCGGCACGGTTGGAGCGGATTACATCGATTACTTGATCGCGGATCGTGTGACGGTTCCTGTATCGCACCGAGCCTACTATCGGGAGAAGATCGTCGCGTTGCCCGGATCGTTCATGCCGCAAGACACGAAGCGCGCGATTTCTGACAAGCTGTTCACGCGCTCGGCATTGGGATTGCCGGAAACAGGCTTCGTTTTCTGTTGCTTTAACGCCAGCTACAAATTCAACCCGCGGGTGTTTGATTGCTGGATGACGATCCTGAGGAACACGCCCGGCAGTGTGCTTTGGTTGGCTGAAACGAATTCAATGGCAATTGCTAATCTCAAAAGCGAGGCAGCCGCGCGTGACGTCGATCCATCGCGGCTGGTATCTGCCGGTCGAACGGAAAGCCTCGAGGAGCATTTGGCCCGCTATCGTGCGGCGGATTTGTTTCTCGATACGTGGCCTTACAATGCCCACGCTACCGCAAGTGATGCGTTGTGGGCAGGTGTACCTGTTCTTACTCTGGCAGGGGAGACGTTCCCGGCCCGTGTGGGGGCGAGCCTCGTCAATGCAATCGGCCTCGGCGAGCTTAGCGAGACCACGGATGCGGCATACATTGCCTCCGCAACTGCATTGGCGGCGCATCCGGACAAGCTCGCGGCCGTCAAGCACAAGCTTTCCCTCAATCGCACTTCAGGGCAGCTCTTCGATATGTCGTCCTATGTGAAGCATATCGAAGAAGCCTATCGCGCGATGTACGACAAGCACTTGGCCGGTGCTGAACCGGAACACATTCGAATCGACGACTTCTAG
- a CDS encoding pimeloyl-ACP methyl ester carboxylesterase (product_source=COG0596; cath_funfam=3.40.50.1820; cog=COG0596; pfam=PF12697; superfamily=53474): MSDQFRDVFCQSADGLRLHAKTIGPEDSPALPVLCLPGLTRTADDFDDIARALALDPTAARSVVSIDYRGRGLSDYDPDPAKYTVPIEMGDVLAITASLGISRAIVLGTSRGGLISMALAATQPQLLAGVIMNDIGPALEIDGLMKIKGYIADPPPRKTWDEAARGLKDLFGSVFPSLTDAEWMAWARRAFREKPGSSGLERTYDLRLAQGFASLDPANPLPPVWELFDKLAGIPLMLVHGRLSDLLSLQGVKDMQLRRPDIDLVEVPDQGHAPLLADKPTTDRIKAFCVRCDHAEISAS; the protein is encoded by the coding sequence ATGTCCGATCAATTCCGCGACGTATTCTGCCAGTCAGCCGACGGCCTCAGGCTTCACGCAAAGACCATCGGCCCTGAAGACAGCCCCGCCCTTCCCGTGCTGTGCCTGCCGGGCCTCACCCGCACGGCCGATGATTTTGACGATATCGCCCGGGCGCTGGCTCTCGATCCAACGGCAGCGCGCAGCGTGGTGTCCATCGACTACCGCGGGCGCGGTTTGTCCGACTACGATCCGGATCCCGCGAAATACACCGTTCCGATCGAGATGGGTGATGTGCTGGCGATCACGGCCTCGCTCGGCATCTCACGCGCCATTGTGCTCGGCACCTCTCGTGGCGGCCTGATCTCGATGGCGCTGGCTGCGACGCAGCCGCAGCTATTGGCCGGTGTCATCATGAACGACATCGGACCCGCGTTGGAAATCGATGGCCTGATGAAGATCAAAGGCTACATCGCGGATCCTCCGCCGCGAAAAACATGGGACGAAGCCGCGCGCGGACTGAAAGACTTGTTCGGCAGCGTCTTCCCCTCGCTCACCGATGCCGAGTGGATGGCCTGGGCGCGCCGCGCGTTTCGTGAAAAACCCGGTAGCAGCGGCCTGGAACGGACCTACGATCTAAGACTCGCACAAGGATTCGCGAGCCTCGACCCAGCCAACCCACTACCGCCGGTGTGGGAGCTGTTTGACAAGCTCGCGGGCATTCCGCTGATGCTGGTGCACGGCCGCCTCTCCGACTTGCTATCGCTGCAGGGCGTAAAGGACATGCAATTGCGGCGTCCCGACATTGACCTGGTGGAGGTGCCTGACCAAGGGCATGCGCCGCTCTTGGCGGACAAGCCGACCACCGATCGCATCAAAGCCTTCTGCGTTCGCTGCGATCATGCGGAGATATCCGCTTCTTAG